The genomic region GGCGGGATGGGCTCTCCGGAGTAGCGAAGCTCCGCGTAGGGGCTGTCCTCAACGATGAGGAAGTCGTATTCCCTCGCGAGCTCGATGAGCCTCTTCCTTCTGTCGAGGCTCATGGTGACGCCCATTGGGTTCTGGAAAGTTGAGACCGTATAAACGAATTTGATCTTCTTGCCCTCGGCGTTGAGCTTTCTGAGCTTCTCCTCGAGGAGATCGACCATCATTCCGCTGTCGTCCATCGGGATGCTGATGAACTCGGGGTCGTAATACTTGAACGCATTGAGTGCTGCGAGGTAGGTCGGTCCCTCGACGACGACCATGTCTCCGGGGTTGATGAACGTCCTTCCGATGAGGTCGAGGGCCTGCTGGCTGCCGGCGACCATCATTATCTCAACCTTGCTGGTTGGAATGCCGTAGCGCTTCTCCATCCAGTCCGCGAGGGTAAGGCGGAGCGGGGTGAAGCCCTTGGTGGTACCGTACTGGAGCGCCTTGTCGGCGTGGTGGGTGAGAACGTCCTGGGCTATCTCCTTGATCTTCTCAACCGGGAAGGTCTCCGGGGCGGGGAGTCCCCCGGCGAGGGAGATAACGTCCGAGCTCTCGACGAGCTTGAGGAGCTCCCTGATCTCGGATGCCTTCATTGATTTGGCCTTGTCAGAGAAGTACGTTTCAAAGTCCAGTGAACCTGAACCCAGCTTGCGCATGAGTTTTTCCTCCACTTCCGTTCCCCCCATTAAATGCACACTTTTGAGCACGTCACCAATTCTATACACTTAACGATGGCGGCGATTGGTTATAAATCTTTCTGCAATGGTCGTTAGGCCCATTTACAAATGTAAAGGATACCATCCTAGTATTTTTCCTTACATCAAGGAACTAAAATCTTCATCGATGAACATAAAAAGCTCTATAAACCCTCCCGACATAATATAGGGTTACCAGCAAGGGGGGATGGAAATGCCTGTGGTGAATGAAGTGCTCGAGATTGCCCAGGAGATCAGGGATATGAGGATAAGGGGTGCGGGCAAGATAGGGCGATACGCGGCCTACGCCCTTCAGATTCAGGCTGAGAAGAGCGGAGCGACGGACGTTGATGCGTTCTGGGACGAGATGAAGAAGGCCGCCAAGCTTCTCTATGAGACGAGGCCCACCGCCGTCTCACTCCCCAACGCGCTCCGTTACGTCATGCACCGCGGGAAAGTGGCGTACGCCGGCGGGGCGGACCTTGAACAGCTCAAGTTCATCGTCATAAACGCCGCAAAGGAGTTCATTCACAACTCTGAGAAGGCTATCGAAAGGATAGGCGAGATGGGGGCGAAGCGCATAGAGGACGGGGACGTCATAATGACCCACTGCCACAGCAAGGCTGCCATAAGCGTCATGAAGAGGGCCTGGGAGCAGGGCAAGGACATAAAGGTCATCGTCACCGAGACGAGGCCGAAGTGGCAGGGCAAGCTCACCGCGAAGGAGCTGGCGAGCTACGGCATCCCGGTAATCTACGTCGTTGACTCGGCGGCCAGGCACTACATGAAGATGACCGACAAGGTGGTTATGGGCGCGGACAGCATAACGGTCAACGGAGCGGTCATAAACAAGATAGGAACCGCCCTCATAGCCCTCACCGCCAAGGAGCACAGGGTGTGGACGATGATCGCCGCGGAGACCTACAAGTTCCACCCCGAGACGATGCTCGGCCAGCTGGTCGAGATAG from Thermococcus celericrescens harbors:
- a CDS encoding ribose 1,5-bisphosphate isomerase; protein product: MPVVNEVLEIAQEIRDMRIRGAGKIGRYAAYALQIQAEKSGATDVDAFWDEMKKAAKLLYETRPTAVSLPNALRYVMHRGKVAYAGGADLEQLKFIVINAAKEFIHNSEKAIERIGEMGAKRIEDGDVIMTHCHSKAAISVMKRAWEQGKDIKVIVTETRPKWQGKLTAKELASYGIPVIYVVDSAARHYMKMTDKVVMGADSITVNGAVINKIGTALIALTAKEHRVWTMIAAETYKFHPETMLGQLVEIEMRDPTEVIPEEELKTWPKNIEVWNPAFDVTPPEYVDVIITERGIIPPSAAIDILKEEFGWALKYTEPWED
- a CDS encoding aminotransferase-like domain-containing protein, giving the protein MEEKLMRKLGSGSLDFETYFSDKAKSMKASEIRELLKLVESSDVISLAGGLPAPETFPVEKIKEIAQDVLTHHADKALQYGTTKGFTPLRLTLADWMEKRYGIPTSKVEIMMVAGSQQALDLIGRTFINPGDMVVVEGPTYLAALNAFKYYDPEFISIPMDDSGMMVDLLEEKLRKLNAEGKKIKFVYTVSTFQNPMGVTMSLDRRKRLIELAREYDFLIVEDSPYAELRYSGEPIPPIKHFDDEGRVIYLGTFSKILAPGFRLGWIAAHPHFIRKMEIAKQAVDLCANTLAQLIAWKYVEEGYLDEQIPKIIEFYKPRRDAMLEALEEYMPEGVRWTKPEGGMFIWVTLPEGIDTKLMMEKAVSKGVAYVPGEAFFAHRDVKNTMRLNFTYVPEEKIREGVKRLAEVIEEEMKALKG